A genomic window from Nicotiana sylvestris chromosome 11, ASM39365v2, whole genome shotgun sequence includes:
- the LOC104248520 gene encoding calmodulin-binding receptor-like cytoplasmic kinase 3 — MIVMKENMGDYKKKFARLHDYAEMLKSTNPGTTIVIRTSKDSIPDVSSMINEQSTNVAGGPKRKTNDPRRGGANAGSKRPKTAGYVWNKITTTTKKNLIISYFSIFPQVPQPPLFQFHLISASPLLGHKEACGIYHVDYSDELNRQVFYVNGILVDKLLFCGTLKFDRAKHCFIQNFGFQYCGLDLSIDELHFKSGRKFLQKVVRQGSSEHNFDDTAARKPKEKRADNFSVTPQKLVMAVPVFFILCCGLICPCFRARKKETDQSALVKDPNSMDSGSSMEMNFVPEKAPGSPLRVPASPLRVPPSPSRFSMSPKLNRIGSIHLNVNQALRATQNFSPSQKIGEGGFGTVYKAQLPDGQVVAIKRAKKEHFDSLSNEFRSEVELLAKIEHRNLVRLLGYVDRGNERLIITEYVPNGTLREHLDGGRGKILDFNQRLEIAIDIAHGLTYLHLYAEKQIIHRDVKSSNILLTESMRAKVADFGFARLGDSDSDKTHVSTKVKGTVGYLDPEYMKTYQLTPKSDVYSFGVLLLEVLTGRRPVELKRPPDQRVTLRWAFRKYNEGCMLEMLDPQMKESVSGEILVKMFGLAIQCAAPTRKDRPDMKIVGEQLWAIRMDYLRNGRRQ; from the exons ATGATAGTTATGAAGGAGAATATGGGTGATTACAAGAAAAAATTTGCTAGGCTTCATGATTATGCAGAAATGTTAAAGTCTACTAATCCTGGCACTACTATAGTGATAAGGACATCTAAGGATTCAATTCCTG ATGTCTCAAGCATGATCAATGAGCAATCAACTAATGTTGCAGGAGGTCCAAAAAGAAAGACCAATGATCCTAGAAGAGGTGGTGCAAATGCAGGGTCTAAGAGACCAAAGACAGCAGGATATG TTTGGAACAaaattactactactactaaaaAAAATCTAATCATTTCGTACTTCTCTATATTTCCACAAGTACCTCAGCCGCCTTTATTTCAG TTCCATCTAATTTCTGCTTCTCCACTGTTGGGACATAAAGAAGCTTGTGGAATTTACCATGTTGACTATTCAGATGAACTGAATCGCCAAGTATTTTATGTCAACGGCATATTAGTAGACAAACTTTTATTCTGCGGCACCCTCAAATTTGATCGTGCAAAACATTGCTTTATCCAAAATTTTGGGTTTCAATATTGTGGATTGGACTTATCGATTG ATGAGTTGCATTTCAAGTCGGGAAGAAAATTTCTACAAAAGGTGGTCAGACAAGGATCCAGTGAACACAATTTTGATGATACAGCAGCACGGAAGCCTAAGGAAAAACGTGCTGATAATTTTTCAGTAACCCCCCAAAAGTTGGTCATGGCGGTACCAGTATTTTTTATTCTTTGCTGCGGCTTAATTTGCCCTTGTTTTCGTGCGAGGAAGAAGGAAACGGATCAATCTGCTCTTGTAAAGGATCCTAATTCAA TGGACTCTGGTTCCTCCATGGAGATGAATTTTGTTCCTGAAAAGGCACCCGGCAGTCCGCTACGAGTGCCAGCTAGTCCACTTCGAGTGCCGCCTAGTCCCTCTAGATTTAGCATGTCTCCAAAACTCAATCGAATTGGCTCCATTCACCTCAACGTGAATCAGGCTCTCAGAGCTACCCAAAATTTCTCTCCGTCCCAAAAAATTGGAGAGGGAGGGTTTGGAACGGTATACAAAGCTCAACTACCGGATGGTCAAGTAGTTGCCATTAAACGTGCGAAGAAG GAGCATTTTGATTCTTTGAGCAATGAATTTAGAAGTGAAGTTGAGCTTTTGGCAAAAATTGAGCACCGTAACCTAGTTAGGCTTCTTGGTTATGTTGATAGGGGAAATGAACGCCTCATCATTACGGAGTATGTGCCTAATGGTACACTAAGAGAACATCTAGATG GTGGACGTGGGAAAATCTTAGATTTCAATCAGCGACTTGAAATTGCAATTGATATTGCTCATGGTCTAACTTACCTCCATCTATATGCTG AGAAGCAAATTATCCATAGAGATGTGAAGTCATCAAATATTCTCCTGACAGAGAGCATGCGTGCCAAAGTTGCGGATTTTGGATTTGCACGACTTGGAGACTCAGACTCTGATAAAACACACGTTTCAACCAAAGTGAAAGGCACCGTTGGTTACCTTGATCCTGAGTACATGAAAACATATCAACTCACGCCAAAAAGTGATGTCTACTCATTTGGGGTATTGTTATTAGAAGTTTTAACGGGCCGTCGTCCTGTAGAGCTTAAAAGACCTCCTGATCAGAGGGTGACACTTAGATGG GCTTTTAGGAAATACAATGAAGGatgcatgttggaaatgttggaccCTCAAATGAAGGAATCCGTGAGCGGGGAGATACTGGTGAAAATGTTTGGTTTGGCTATCCAGTGTGCAGCACCTACACGAAAAGATCGCCCGGATATGAAGATTGTTGGGGAGCAGCTTTGGGCAATTAGAATGGATTATTTGAGGAATGGAAGAAGACAGTAA